One segment of Clarias gariepinus isolate MV-2021 ecotype Netherlands chromosome 6, CGAR_prim_01v2, whole genome shotgun sequence DNA contains the following:
- the st6gal2b gene encoding beta-galactoside alpha-2,6-sialyltransferase 2b isoform X3 — protein MKKKKHQKLFLSGIVAWVLLYFIFFYQNTNSNLISLPSFIHSASTQVSMRPIYVHHVENSTTTKQVKDKDHHRSRAIVLPEMQKNLNWRIIWAAKVVRGLWMGIASSDMLSSYLQKVKKQYTDINQYNVTYTGHLKNKTNQKKILCQLKNEQLRTLTGNEEPFASLGWQKLVPRQPLEQATGGPYKTCAVVSSAGAILKSSLGREIDSHDAVLRFNAAPTEGYENDVGNKTTLRIINSQIMANPQHMFADSHLYKNITLVAWDPSPYSGNLEKWYKRPDHDLFTAFTEHRKKFPSQALYILHPNYLWNLWNILQRNTEEKVQPNPPSSGFIGSRGTWSLSQETWGTRHHSDDEHLRES, from the exons atgaagaagaagaaacatcaGAAACTGTTTTTATCGGGTATTGTAGCCTGGGTGCTGCTctactttattttcttctacCAGAACACAAACTCCAACTTGATTTCCCTTCCCAGTTTTATACACTCAGCTTCCACCCAGGTAAGCATGAGGCCCATTTATGTCCACCATGTGGAAAACAGCACCACGACTAAACAAGTGAAGGACAAAGATCATCATCGTTCCAGAGCTATTGTCCTTCCTGAAATGCAGAAGAATTTAAATTGGCGTATCATCTGGGCAGCTAAAGTGGTTAGAGGACTATGGATGGGCATCGCATCTTCTGACATGCTAAGTTCATATCTTCAGAAAGTCAAGAAGCAATATACTGATATCAACCAATACAATGTGACCTATACAGGACActtaaaaaataagacaaacCAGAAGAAGATCCTGTGCCAGCTAAAGAATGAACAGCTTAGGACACTGACTGGGAATGAGGAGCCCTTTGCCAGTCTGGGATGGCAGAAGCTGGTACCTCGTCAACCTCTGGAACAGGCCACTGGTGGCCCCTACAAGACATGTGCTGTTGTTTCCTCTGCTGGTGCAATTCTTAAATCTTCCCTTGGGAGGGAAATTG ATTCGCATGATGCAGTGCTTCGGTTCAATGCTGCTCCCACTGAGGGCTATGAGAATGATGTGGGCAACAAGACCACCCTACGCATTATCAACTCACAG ATTATGGCTAATCCACAGCATATGTTTGCTGACAGTCATCTTTATAAGAATATTACACTTGTGGCATGGGACCCTAGTCCATATTCTGGCAACCTTGAAAAG TGGTACAAGAGGCCAGATCACGACCTGTTCACAGCATTCACcgaacacagaaagaaatttccaTCACAGGCCCTCTACATCCTGCACCCAAACTACCTCTGGAACCTTTGGAACATTCTCCAGAGGAACACAGAAGAGAAGGTCCAACCCAATCCACCCTCTTCTGGGTTCATAG